From one Scophthalmus maximus strain ysfricsl-2021 chromosome 19, ASM2237912v1, whole genome shotgun sequence genomic stretch:
- the agtpbp1 gene encoding cytosolic carboxypeptidase 1 isoform X5 — MEYQYTRRYCQSVVSPDPKEKSGKEVMSKGSSGIEVILSSLENTRDDQTTLNILYILSELLTAGHRMGVFVSKGVTGILFHILMTTSKELAPSEELMLQLHSLLAKVGPKDRKFGLKARLSGALNVTVNLMKHSLHNTKLLLPCLQVLRVYSTNLVNSVSLGKNGVVELMFKIVTPYSKRNTSLIKVALDALGSLLKSKTNARRAVDGKHVPVLLAMYMDWHRNDTRHRHMLIRKGFLICLRNITNIKLGRKVFNEADGMRILFNSSTECLPVRTLDPLVSIASLIMRSCFPKNRLPLPTIKSAFHYQLPHKHVIGPVAQLYSQPAGGSHQLSSKPLKKVDDVVDDSDDNEETEADTENDTENEEDEKDHNTANEDIETDLNKLHPKKSPDRPFEELRVYERFFLELSEDFQGCNFECSKSGSTTSSSSTTSSSASSRSSRPIIVPTAQALSPKHVPKATSQEDCYPTKVQRTQPSPSASSTPASQAPLELDTIHRIKDQDKKEEAHIPSPDGLATLSSLTRPPSQGQRIEQELAHVLDCVSLEEEGGLNAEGGTWGVKQAGTSVNGTRLIQSPLLLGGIVTRRVGGGGSNWGSDCGSEGTEDEGGEGAVLEVPDTALLLSLHDPDLYVEMVKGTHSVPQYAEVAYPDYFGHIAPTFREPHLERVYGVQSSKIFQDIERLIHPNDILDKVVYDLDIRSCPVIEDEGESLKFNSQFESGNLRKAVQVRKYEYDLVLNSDINTNHYHQWFYFEVSGMRVGTTYRFNIINCEKTNSQYNYGMQVLMYSVQEAIGGRPRWVRTGTDICYYKNHFPRSSIAAGGQKGKSYYTLTFSKTFSHKDDVCYFAYHYPYTYSTLKMHLSKLEALKTPQIYIRQDVLCETLGGNSCPLLTITAMPESNSNDHICQFRNRPLIFLTARVHPGETNASWVMKGTLEFLMGTSPLAANLREAYIFKIVPMLNPDGVVNGNHRCSLSGEDLNRQWQNPNPELHPTIYHTKSLLQYLAHIQRAPLVFCDYHGHSRKKNVFMYGCSVKETVWQSNISATSSDLQEDLGYRALPKILSQIAPAFSMASCSFVVERSKESAARVVVWREIGVQRSYTMESSLCGCDQGKYKGLQIGTRELEEMGAQFCVALLRLKRLTGLRNHQNLLDLESDIIGTQSKVVSSCSTTYVMEEDEPSFLEAIDYSAESNDEDPEAENEHGSGVHKNPDHLDQLSDSETNHRD, encoded by the exons atggaGTACCAATACACCAGGAGATACTGCCAATCTGTGGTCTCTCCAGACCCAAAAG AGAAGAGCGGAAAAGAGGTGATGTCCAAAGGTTCCAGTGGCATCGAGGTCATCCTGTCTTCACTGGAG AACACACGCGATGACCAGACCACCCTGAACATCCTGTACATTCTCAGTGAGCTGCTGACTGCGG GTCACAGGATGGGAGTATTTGTGTCTAAAGGAGTGACAGGAATATTATTCCATATTCTGATGACTACCAGTAAAGAATTGGCACCCAGTGAGGAACTCATGCTTCAGCTTCACTCACTGTTGGCCAAGGTCGGCCCAAAAG ACAGAAAGTTTGGATTGAAAGCGCGTTTGAGCGGAGCTCTGAACGTCACAGTCAACTTAATGAAACACAGTCTACACAACACCAAACTGCTTCTGCCCTGCCTGCAGGTTCTCAGGGTTTACTCTACCAACT TAGTGAACTCTGTTTCTTTGGGCAAGAATGGAGTGGTGGAGCTCATGTTTAAGATTGTCACGCCATACAGCAAGAGGAACACCAGCCTGATCAA GGTAGCTCTGGACGCCCTGGGATCACTGCTCAAATCCA AAACAAATGCTCGCCGTGCAGTGGACGGCAAACATGTGCCTGTCTTGCTTGCTATGTACATGGATTGGCATCGCAATGACACACGGCATCGCCATATGCTGATTCGCAAAGGGTTTCTGATCTGCCTCAGAAACATCACCAACATCAAGCTCGGCAGGAAGGTGTTCAACGAAGCAGATGGCATGAGGATCCTCTTCAACTCATCCACC GAGTGTCTACCGGTGCGGACACTGGATCCTCTGGTCAGCATTGCGAGTCTCATCATGAGGAGCTGTTTTCCTAAGAACCGTCTGCCTCTGCCCACCATCAAATCTGCCTTCCACTACCAGCTGCCACACAAACATGTTATAGGACCTGTAGCACAGCTATACAGCCAGCCTGCTGGGG GAAGTCATCAGCTCAGCAGCAAGCCCTTAAAGAAGG TGGATGATGTAGTGGATGACAGTGATGATAATGAGGAGACAGAGGCTGACACAGAGAACGATACTGAGaatgaagaggatgagaaggaTCATAACACTGCG AATGAGGACATAGAGACAGACCTGAACAAGTTACATCCGAAAAAGAGTCCTGACCGTCCATTCGAGGAGTTGAGAGTCTACGAGAGATTCTTCCTGGAGCTATCTGAAGACTTTCAG GGGTGTAACTTTGAATGCTCAAAGAGTGGCTCTActacatcttcatcatcaaccACCTCATCATCAGCTTCGAGTCGATCAAGTCGGCCAATCATAGTGCCCACAGCTCAAGCCTTGTCCCCAAAGCATGTTCCCAAAGCGACTTCTCAGGAGGATTGCTACCCTACCAAAGTTCAACGCACTCAGCcatctccctctgcttcctctacCCCTGCATCTCAAGCACCTCTCGAACTGGACACTATCCACCGCATCAAGGACCAAGACAAAAAAGAGGAGGCCCACATTCCTTCCCCAGACGGACTTGCAACCTTGTCCTCCCTCACAAGGCCTCCTTCCCAAGGGCAGAGGATAGAACAGGAACTAGCACATGTGTTGGACTGTGTCTCTCTAGAAGAGGAGGGGGGTCTAAATGCAGAAGGAGGAACATGGGGAGTCAAACAAGCAGGAACTTCAGTCAATGGCACGAGACTCATACAGTCTCCTCTGCTCCTAGGAGGTATCGTGACACGTcgtgtgggaggaggaggcagtaaCTGGGGTTCAGATTGTGGTTCAGAGGGGACTGAGGATGAAGGAGGGGAAGGGGCAGTTCTGGAGGTGCCAGACACGGCACTGCTCCTCTCACTGCATGACCCGGACCTTTACGTGGAGATGGTGAAGGGAACACACTCTGTACCCCAGTATGCTGAAGTGGCTTATCCAGACTACTTTGGCCACATAGCCCCAACATTTAGAGAACCCCATCTGGAGAGAGTTTATGGTGTACAGAG TTCAAAGATATTCCAAGACATTGAGAGGTTGATTCATCCTAACGATATTCTGGATAAAGTTGTTTATGACCTGGACATTCGTAG TTGTCCCGTGATTGAAGATGAGGGTGAATCACTGAAGTTCAACTCTCAGTTTGAGTCTGGCAACCTCAGGAAGGCAGTTCAAGTTAGGAA aTATGAGTATGACCTTGTGCTGAATTCCGACATCAACACTAATCACTACCACCAGTGGTTCTACTTTGAAGTGAGCGGCATGCGTGTTGGAACTACTTACCGCTTCAACATCATCAACTGTGAGAAGACAAACAGCCAGTACAATTATG GCATGCAGGTGCTGATGTACTCTGTCCAGGAGGCGATTGGTGGCAGGCCTCGTTGGGTCAGAACAGGGACAGACATCTGTTACTACAA GAACCATTTTCCAAGGAGCTCCATTGCAGCTGGTGGTCAGAAAGGAAAGTCTTACTATACACTGACCTTCAGCAAAACCTTCAGCCATAAGGACGATGTCTGCTACTTTGCCTATCATTACCCTTATACTTACTCCACGCTTAAG ATGCACCTGTCCAAACTGGAGGCTTTGAAGACCCCTCAGATCTACATAAGACAGGATGTCCTGTGTGAAACCCTAGGGGGAAACAGCTGCCCCCTCCTTACCATCACTGCCATGCCAGAGTCCAACTCCAATGATCACATCTGTCAATTTA gGAATCGTCCATTGATCTTTCTCACGGCCAGAGTGCACCCAGGAGAGACCAACGCCAGCTGGGTAATGAAGGGCACACTGGAGTTCCTGATGGGCACCAGCCCACTGGCTGCCAACCTGAGAGAGGCCTACATCTTCAAGATAGTCCCCATGCTCAATCCTGATGGGGTTGTGAATGGAAA TCATCGCTGCTCTCTAAGTGGAGAGGATTTAAATCGCCAGTGGCAGAACCCCAATCCTGAGCTCCACCCAACCATCTACCACACTAAAAGCCTGCTGCAGTACCTCGCACACATACAAAGGGCACCACTG GTGTTTTGCGACTACCATGGTCATTCCAGAAAGAAAAACGTGTTTATGTACGGCTGCAGTGTGAAGGAAACAGTCTGGCAGTCCAATATCAGTGCTACATCCAGCGACCTGCAGGAGGACCTTGGCTACAGG GCTCTTCCTAAGATCCTCTCCCAGATCGCCCCGGCCTTCAGCATGGCGAGCTGCAGTTTCGTTGTGGAGCGCTCTAAAGAGTCGGCCGCTCGCGTTGTTGTATGGAGAGAGATAGGAGTACAACGCAGTTACACCATGGAGAGCTCCCTCTGTGGCTGTGACCAGGGCAAATATAAG GGTCTTCAGATCGGCaccagagagctggaggagatgggggCTCAGTTCTGTGTCGCCCTGCTGAGGCTCAAGAGACTGACGGGGCTCCGCAACCACCAAAACCTGCTGGATCTGGAAAGTGACATCATTGGGACACAGTCTAAAGTGGTCAG cagctgctccactaCCTacgtgatggaggaggacgagccgTCCTTTCTGGAGGCAATAGACTACAGTGCAGAGAGCAATGATGAGGACCCTGAGGCTGAAAATGAGCACGGCAGCGGAGTCCACAAGAATCCAGATCACCTCGATCAGCTGTCGGACTCTGAGACGAATCACAGAGACTAA
- the agtpbp1 gene encoding cytosolic carboxypeptidase 1 isoform X1, translating to MNKPKMAAEKGVPSNSKVQMLLGQLERINGEGMVNDVEAARQVTAKILHLIQTQEKSGKEVMSKGSSGIEVILSSLENTRDDQTTLNILYILSELLTAGHRMGVFVSKGVTGILFHILMTTSKELAPSEELMLQLHSLLAKVGPKDRKFGLKARLSGALNVTVNLMKHSLHNTKLLLPCLQVLRVYSTNLVNSVSLGKNGVVELMFKIVTPYSKRNTSLIKVALDALGSLLKSKTNARRAVDGKHVPVLLAMYMDWHRNDTRHRHMLIRKGFLICLRNITNIKLGRKVFNEADGMRILFNSSTECLPVRTLDPLVSIASLIMRSCFPKNRLPLPTIKSAFHYQLPHKHVIGPVAQLYSQPAGGSHQLSSKPLKKVDDVVDDSDDNEETEADTENDTENEEDEKDHNTANEDIETDLNKLHPKKSPDRPFEELRVYERFFLELSEDFQGCNFECSKSGSTTSSSSTTSSSASSRSSRPIIVPTAQALSPKHVPKATSQEDCYPTKVQRTQPSPSASSTPASQAPLELDTIHRIKDQDKKEEAHIPSPDGLATLSSLTRPPSQGQRIEQELAHVLDCVSLEEEGGLNAEGGTWGVKQAGTSVNGTRLIQSPLLLGGIVTRRVGGGGSNWGSDCGSEGTEDEGGEGAVLEVPDTALLLSLHDPDLYVEMVKGTHSVPQYAEVAYPDYFGHIAPTFREPHLERVYGVQSSKIFQDIERLIHPNDILDKVVYDLDIRSCPVIEDEGESLKFNSQFESGNLRKAVQVRKYEYDLVLNSDINTNHYHQWFYFEVSGMRVGTTYRFNIINCEKTNSQYNYGMQVLMYSVQEAIGGRPRWVRTGTDICYYKNHFPRSSIAAGGQKGKSYYTLTFSKTFSHKDDVCYFAYHYPYTYSTLKMHLSKLEALKTPQIYIRQDVLCETLGGNSCPLLTITAMPESNSNDHICQFRNRPLIFLTARVHPGETNASWVMKGTLEFLMGTSPLAANLREAYIFKIVPMLNPDGVVNGNHRCSLSGEDLNRQWQNPNPELHPTIYHTKSLLQYLAHIQRAPLVFCDYHGHSRKKNVFMYGCSVKETVWQSNISATSSDLQEDLGYRALPKILSQIAPAFSMASCSFVVERSKESAARVVVWREIGVQRSYTMESSLCGCDQGKYKGLQIGTRELEEMGAQFCVALLRLKRLTGLRNHQNLLDLESDIIGTQSKVVSSCSTTYVMEEDEPSFLEAIDYSAESNDEDPEAENEHGSGVHKNPDHLDQLSDSETNHRD from the exons atgaacaaaccGAAAATGGCCGCAGAAAAAGG GGTTCCCAGTAACTCCAAGGTACAGATGCTTCTGGGGCAACTGGAGAGGATAAACGGAGAGGGCATGGTGAATGATGTCGAAGCAGCACGACAGGTCACTGCAAAGATACTTCATCTCATTCAGACGCAGG AGAAGAGCGGAAAAGAGGTGATGTCCAAAGGTTCCAGTGGCATCGAGGTCATCCTGTCTTCACTGGAG AACACACGCGATGACCAGACCACCCTGAACATCCTGTACATTCTCAGTGAGCTGCTGACTGCGG GTCACAGGATGGGAGTATTTGTGTCTAAAGGAGTGACAGGAATATTATTCCATATTCTGATGACTACCAGTAAAGAATTGGCACCCAGTGAGGAACTCATGCTTCAGCTTCACTCACTGTTGGCCAAGGTCGGCCCAAAAG ACAGAAAGTTTGGATTGAAAGCGCGTTTGAGCGGAGCTCTGAACGTCACAGTCAACTTAATGAAACACAGTCTACACAACACCAAACTGCTTCTGCCCTGCCTGCAGGTTCTCAGGGTTTACTCTACCAACT TAGTGAACTCTGTTTCTTTGGGCAAGAATGGAGTGGTGGAGCTCATGTTTAAGATTGTCACGCCATACAGCAAGAGGAACACCAGCCTGATCAA GGTAGCTCTGGACGCCCTGGGATCACTGCTCAAATCCA AAACAAATGCTCGCCGTGCAGTGGACGGCAAACATGTGCCTGTCTTGCTTGCTATGTACATGGATTGGCATCGCAATGACACACGGCATCGCCATATGCTGATTCGCAAAGGGTTTCTGATCTGCCTCAGAAACATCACCAACATCAAGCTCGGCAGGAAGGTGTTCAACGAAGCAGATGGCATGAGGATCCTCTTCAACTCATCCACC GAGTGTCTACCGGTGCGGACACTGGATCCTCTGGTCAGCATTGCGAGTCTCATCATGAGGAGCTGTTTTCCTAAGAACCGTCTGCCTCTGCCCACCATCAAATCTGCCTTCCACTACCAGCTGCCACACAAACATGTTATAGGACCTGTAGCACAGCTATACAGCCAGCCTGCTGGGG GAAGTCATCAGCTCAGCAGCAAGCCCTTAAAGAAGG TGGATGATGTAGTGGATGACAGTGATGATAATGAGGAGACAGAGGCTGACACAGAGAACGATACTGAGaatgaagaggatgagaaggaTCATAACACTGCG AATGAGGACATAGAGACAGACCTGAACAAGTTACATCCGAAAAAGAGTCCTGACCGTCCATTCGAGGAGTTGAGAGTCTACGAGAGATTCTTCCTGGAGCTATCTGAAGACTTTCAG GGGTGTAACTTTGAATGCTCAAAGAGTGGCTCTActacatcttcatcatcaaccACCTCATCATCAGCTTCGAGTCGATCAAGTCGGCCAATCATAGTGCCCACAGCTCAAGCCTTGTCCCCAAAGCATGTTCCCAAAGCGACTTCTCAGGAGGATTGCTACCCTACCAAAGTTCAACGCACTCAGCcatctccctctgcttcctctacCCCTGCATCTCAAGCACCTCTCGAACTGGACACTATCCACCGCATCAAGGACCAAGACAAAAAAGAGGAGGCCCACATTCCTTCCCCAGACGGACTTGCAACCTTGTCCTCCCTCACAAGGCCTCCTTCCCAAGGGCAGAGGATAGAACAGGAACTAGCACATGTGTTGGACTGTGTCTCTCTAGAAGAGGAGGGGGGTCTAAATGCAGAAGGAGGAACATGGGGAGTCAAACAAGCAGGAACTTCAGTCAATGGCACGAGACTCATACAGTCTCCTCTGCTCCTAGGAGGTATCGTGACACGTcgtgtgggaggaggaggcagtaaCTGGGGTTCAGATTGTGGTTCAGAGGGGACTGAGGATGAAGGAGGGGAAGGGGCAGTTCTGGAGGTGCCAGACACGGCACTGCTCCTCTCACTGCATGACCCGGACCTTTACGTGGAGATGGTGAAGGGAACACACTCTGTACCCCAGTATGCTGAAGTGGCTTATCCAGACTACTTTGGCCACATAGCCCCAACATTTAGAGAACCCCATCTGGAGAGAGTTTATGGTGTACAGAG TTCAAAGATATTCCAAGACATTGAGAGGTTGATTCATCCTAACGATATTCTGGATAAAGTTGTTTATGACCTGGACATTCGTAG TTGTCCCGTGATTGAAGATGAGGGTGAATCACTGAAGTTCAACTCTCAGTTTGAGTCTGGCAACCTCAGGAAGGCAGTTCAAGTTAGGAA aTATGAGTATGACCTTGTGCTGAATTCCGACATCAACACTAATCACTACCACCAGTGGTTCTACTTTGAAGTGAGCGGCATGCGTGTTGGAACTACTTACCGCTTCAACATCATCAACTGTGAGAAGACAAACAGCCAGTACAATTATG GCATGCAGGTGCTGATGTACTCTGTCCAGGAGGCGATTGGTGGCAGGCCTCGTTGGGTCAGAACAGGGACAGACATCTGTTACTACAA GAACCATTTTCCAAGGAGCTCCATTGCAGCTGGTGGTCAGAAAGGAAAGTCTTACTATACACTGACCTTCAGCAAAACCTTCAGCCATAAGGACGATGTCTGCTACTTTGCCTATCATTACCCTTATACTTACTCCACGCTTAAG ATGCACCTGTCCAAACTGGAGGCTTTGAAGACCCCTCAGATCTACATAAGACAGGATGTCCTGTGTGAAACCCTAGGGGGAAACAGCTGCCCCCTCCTTACCATCACTGCCATGCCAGAGTCCAACTCCAATGATCACATCTGTCAATTTA gGAATCGTCCATTGATCTTTCTCACGGCCAGAGTGCACCCAGGAGAGACCAACGCCAGCTGGGTAATGAAGGGCACACTGGAGTTCCTGATGGGCACCAGCCCACTGGCTGCCAACCTGAGAGAGGCCTACATCTTCAAGATAGTCCCCATGCTCAATCCTGATGGGGTTGTGAATGGAAA TCATCGCTGCTCTCTAAGTGGAGAGGATTTAAATCGCCAGTGGCAGAACCCCAATCCTGAGCTCCACCCAACCATCTACCACACTAAAAGCCTGCTGCAGTACCTCGCACACATACAAAGGGCACCACTG GTGTTTTGCGACTACCATGGTCATTCCAGAAAGAAAAACGTGTTTATGTACGGCTGCAGTGTGAAGGAAACAGTCTGGCAGTCCAATATCAGTGCTACATCCAGCGACCTGCAGGAGGACCTTGGCTACAGG GCTCTTCCTAAGATCCTCTCCCAGATCGCCCCGGCCTTCAGCATGGCGAGCTGCAGTTTCGTTGTGGAGCGCTCTAAAGAGTCGGCCGCTCGCGTTGTTGTATGGAGAGAGATAGGAGTACAACGCAGTTACACCATGGAGAGCTCCCTCTGTGGCTGTGACCAGGGCAAATATAAG GGTCTTCAGATCGGCaccagagagctggaggagatgggggCTCAGTTCTGTGTCGCCCTGCTGAGGCTCAAGAGACTGACGGGGCTCCGCAACCACCAAAACCTGCTGGATCTGGAAAGTGACATCATTGGGACACAGTCTAAAGTGGTCAG cagctgctccactaCCTacgtgatggaggaggacgagccgTCCTTTCTGGAGGCAATAGACTACAGTGCAGAGAGCAATGATGAGGACCCTGAGGCTGAAAATGAGCACGGCAGCGGAGTCCACAAGAATCCAGATCACCTCGATCAGCTGTCGGACTCTGAGACGAATCACAGAGACTAA